One Eremothecium cymbalariae DBVPG#7215 chromosome 2, complete sequence DNA window includes the following coding sequences:
- the PPT2 gene encoding holo-[acyl-carrier-protein] synthase (similar to Ashbya gossypii ACR129W), translating to MQNNLLGIGTDVVRVSRFLRLMEKYSSKQQQLSDQRAGRNGFERFTKKFMHPYEVKQFYGEVVEAATTASGRCSSVQQMRNARYLAGIWATKEAIYKALVSGLQRPNALPAASAIYKQFYKSNDAVTGCPVINVDVGGFRETAGLERFWNMHVKGSRFLLSVSHDGDYVVTFVCQVKDETCSEHRDNQEEESC from the coding sequence ATGCAGAACAATTTATTGGGCATTGGAACAGATGTTGTCCGTGTGTCGAGGTTTTTAAGACTGATGGAGAAATATTCATcgaagcagcagcagctcTCGGATCAGCGGGCAGGCAGAAATGGGTTTGAGAGATTTACAAAAAAGTTTATGCATCCTTATGAGGTAAAACAGTTTTACGGCGAGGTTGTGGAGGCTGCTACAACGGCCTCCGGCCGTTGTAGCAGCGTCCAGCAGATGCGCAATGCGCGTTACCTTGCAGGAATATGGGCGACGAAGGAAGCTATTTACAAGGCGTTGGTTAGTGGGCTGCAGCGTCCAAACGCATTGCCGGCGGCGTCGGCAATATACAAGCAGTTTTACAAATCGAACGATGCAGTAACAGGGTGCCCCGTGATTAATGTAGACGTGGGTGGGTTTCGTGAAACAGCTGGTTTGGAAAGGTTTTGGAATATGCATGTCAAGGGTAGTCGGTTTTTGTTAAGCGTATCTCACGACGGTGATTACGTAGTGACGTTCGTATGCCAGGTTAAGGATGAAACATGTAGTGAACATCGTGACAACcaggaagaagaaagttgCTAG
- the PXA1 gene encoding ATP-binding cassette long-chain fatty acid transporter PXA1 (similar to Ashbya gossypii ACR128C): MSSTARVLRLQGFFVKSHRNLLGLDVSKVACSEYLRVVASHIWGLARSAEGKRGRRVRVLLVVILAGVLSGSVTMVYQFISHMRREQRPRLQRSRSQVLLKSGAREMHVPYHNSSKTKRILITPTNKDRYEHDKFLFKYFGRDIKSKLFYSRFLAQLNILAKILIPKLTGKNAMLVTLQVFFLVMRTWLSLFIARLDGQIVKDIIAGRRSKFLIDIGCWFLIAFPASYTNSAIKFIQRRLSLSFRTNLTRYIHDMYLDHRLVFYKLMYDHDAHKNVIANVDNSIANDINKFCDAVTNLFANMAKPVIDLVFFSFYLRDNLGTLGVAGIFMNYFLTGYILKQYTPPLGKLVSKRSSAEGNYYNYHLNMINNNEEIAFYQGTAVEKVKVDNIYEKLMAQMLQVDRAKVFYNVIEDYILKYTWSALGYAFASIPIVLTALATGKNNEEYNMREFIVNKRLMLSLADAGSRLMYSIKDISQLTGYTDRVFTLLTVLHRVHSADFKYGIVDEVPSDVARMDEVSAAEEKTISEIRGTTQRNFNGIRLENIDVVIPSPNGLKGAKLISKLKFQIPPVLAGELKKANSAPASSNLTQANVLLGPGSSLLILGPNSCGKSSIQRIIAEIWPIYNKTGLLSIPSESDMMCIAQRPYFIQGGTFRDQIIYPMFVDTFYEKGHKDRELVRVLKEVKLDYLLKRADALNYLDHVADWKDVLSGGEKQRMNFARIMFHRPKFIVLDEATNAISADMEDYLFNMLKKFRFNFISISQRPSLIKYHDYLLEITTNSNWQYQTLGSDEAITSIDTEIESLESKLSQIHNWEKEREELKRKLSNV, translated from the coding sequence ATGTCTTCTACTGCAAGGGTATTAAGGCTTCAAGGGTTTTTTGTCAAGAGCCATCGAAACTTGTTAGGGTTGGATGTTAGTAAGGTGGCGTGTTCGGAGTATTTGCGGGTTGTGGCGAGTCATATATGGGGTCTTGCGCGTAGTGCGGAAGGTAAGCGAGGTCGTCGAGTGAGGGTTTTGTTGGTGGTTATTTTGGCTGGTGTGTTGTCGGGCTCGGTGACTATGGTGTATCAGTTTATCTCGCATATGCGTCGGGAACAACGGCCCAGGTTGCAGCGATCTAGGTCTCAGGTGTTGTTGAAGAGCGGTGCTCGTGAGATGCATGTGCCGTATCATAACAGTTCGAAGACCAAGCGGATTCTTATCACGCCTACTAATAAGGATCGGTATGAACATGATAAgtttttgttcaaatattttgggCGAGATATCAAGTCCAAGTTGTTTTATTCTAGGTTTTTGGCGCAGTTGAATATCTTGGCGAAGATATTAATACCCAAGCTTACTGGGAAGAATGCGATGTTGGTTACTTTGCAGGTTTTCTTCCTTGTTATGAGGACATGGTTGTCGTTATTTATTGCCAGGTTGGATGGACAGATTGTGAAGGATATCATTGCTGGTCGTAGGTCCAAATTTCTGATTGATATTGGTTGCTGGTTTTTGATAGCATTTCCTGCTTCGTATACGAACAGTGCTATTAAATTTATACAGAGGCGCTTGAGTCTGAGTTTCCGTACTAATTTAACTCGGTACATTCATGATATGTATTTGGATCACAGATTGGTTTTCTACAAGCTGATGTATGATCATGATGCCCATAAGAATGTGATTGCTAATGTTGACAATTCAATTGCTAATGATATTAACAAGTTTTGTGATGCGGTTACGAATTTGTTTGCTAATATGGCCAAGCCTGTTATTGAccttgttttcttttcgtTTTACTTGCGTGATAATTTGGGTACTTTGGGTGTTGCAGGTATCTTTATGAATTATTTCTTAACTGGATACATTTTGAAACAGTACACCCCTCCATTGGGTAAATTGGTAAGCAAGAGATCAAGTGCAGAGGgtaattattataattatcaCTTGAATATGATCAATAACAACGAGGAAATTGCCTTTTATCAAGGTACCGCTGTGGAAAAGGTTAAGGTTGACAATATATACGAGAAGCTTATGGCTCAAATGTTGCAGGTTGACAGGGCAAAGGTCTTTTATAACGTCATTGAAGACTATATCTTGAAGTATACATGGTCTGCTCTAGGTTATGCCTTTGCATCTATTCCTATTGTGTTGACTGCTTTGGCAACGGGTAAAAATAACGAGGAATACAACATGAGGGAATTTATTGTTAACAAGAGATTGATGTTATCCTTAGCAGATGCTGGTAGTAGATTGATGTACTCTATTAAGGATATCTCTCAATTAACAGGTTATACAGATCGTGTGTTTACGCTATTGACGGTTTTGCACCGTGTACATTCTGCGGACTTTAAGTACGGTATTGTGGATGAAGTTCCAAGCGATGTTGCTCGAATGGATGAGGTATCTGctgcagaagaaaaaacaatatCAGAAATCCGTGGTACTACTCAACGTAACTTTAATGGTATTCGTttagaaaatattgatgttGTTATACCATCACCTAATGGTCTCAAGGGGGCAAAATTGATCAGTAAGTTGAAATTCCAAATTCCTCCAGTTCTAGCTGGGGAACTTAAAAAGGCTAATTCCGCACCTGCTTCATCAAACCTCACCCAAGCCAATGTGTTGCTTGGCCCGGGGAGTAGTTTGTTGATCTTGGGACCTAACAGCTGTGGTAAATCATCtattcaaagaattatTGCAGAAATTTGGCCAATTTACAATAAGACAGGTCTCTTGTCGATCCCTTCTGAATCAGACATGATGTGCATTGCTCAACGCCCTTACTTTATCCAAGGCGGTACTTTTAGAGATCAGATCATCTACCCGATGTTTGTGGATACTTTCTATGAGAAAGGACACAAGGATCGTGAATTGGTTCGCGTCCTCAAAGAAGTGAAATTGGATTACTTGTTGAAGAGAGCTGATGCGTTAAACTACTTGGACCATGTAGCTGACTGGAAGGATGTTCTAAGTGGTGGAGAAAAGCAAAGGATGAATTTTGCCCGTATTATGTTTCATAGACCTAAATTTATCGTTCTAGATGAAGCTACCAATGCCATCAGTGCTGATATGGAAGACTACTTGTTTAATATGTTAAAAAAGTTCCGCTTCAATTTCATATCTATATCCCAAAGGCCTTCATTGATCAAGTATCATGACTACTTGTTAGAGATAACTACAAATTCTAACTGGCAATACCAGACGTTGGGTTCAGACGAAGCAATTACCTCTATAGATACTGAGATTGAGTCTTTGGAATCTAAACTGTCACAAATCCATAATTGGGAAAAAGAGCGCGAAGAACTCAAACGTAAATTGTCAAATGTTTAA
- a CDS encoding uncharacterized protein (similar to Ashbya gossypii ACR127W) — MATNLRTHLITVPCHSIWKQHYVTKGEENLGQLPEHWYLAPFQYEGNDHLAFIRHSLLAVRELINDIESSVLVFSGSETKEEAGPISEASSYYYMTRKLLKWIESCEEIPKSLIHQDKGIVHICEQIIFGLSTRHGIDIETLFTKYIYTECFALDSFENLLFSIGRFHEVTGSYPSTITIFGFEFKRERFLNLHAKAIDYPANKIKYIGEDPKPSHDNVQKQEYFYQLYRMEAKNALELFRKDWYGTRDALMTKKLHRNPFKRSQKYQLPLYHLNVKHHIIEDDKRYFENRIQGKMPWSAEMQ, encoded by the coding sequence ATGGCTACCAACTTGAGAACTCACTTGATAACCGTTCCGTGTCACTCAATTTGGAAGCAGCATTATGTAACAAAGGGAGAGGAAAACTTAGGCCAGTTACCGGAACATTGGTATCTGGCTCCATTCCAGTATGAAGGTAATGACCATTTAGCGTTTATAAGGCATTCACTATTAGCAGTCAGAGAGCTGATTAATGATATAGAGTCGTCTGTTCTCGTATTTAGTGGCTCAGAGACTAAAGAGGAAGCTGGCCCTATCTCTGAGGCTTCAAGTTACTATTATATGACTCGGAAACTCTTGAAGTGGATTGAATCATGTGAAGAGATACCGAAGAGCTTAATACACCAAGATAAAGGAATTGTGCATATTTGCGAACAGattatttttggtttaagCACTAGACATGGAATAGACATCGAAACCTTATTCACCAAATATATCTACACCGAATGTTTTGCATTAGATTCGTTTGAAAACCTATTATTCTCAATTGGAAGGTTTCACGAGGTTACTGGATCCTATCCTTCAACTATTACtatatttggttttgagTTTAAGAGAGAAAGGTTTCTTAATTTACATGCAAAAGCGATTGACTATCCAGCTAATAAGATCAAATATATTGGTGAAGATCCAAAGCCCAGTCACGATAATGTACAAAAACAAGAATACTTCTATCAGCTCTATAGGATGGAGGCCAAAAACGCTTTGGAACTGTTTAGAAAAGATTGGTATGGAACTAGAGATGCCTTAATGACTAAAAAGCTGCATAGAAACCCTTTCAAGAGGAGCCAAAAATACCAACTGCCACTGTATCATTTGAATGTAAAACATCAcattattgaagatgataaacGATACTTTGAAAACCGGATACAGGGGAAAATGCCATGGTCTGCCGAGATGCAGTGA
- the NOP53 gene encoding Nop53p (similar to Ashbya gossypii ACR126W), which produces MVANDRPSQYKQSSRKGKKAWRKNIDLTDIETSIKTSTEHEITHGSSNITELPSAALFQVDVKGDEALKSKLIKRKQIAKTVKSAEILAAIKDASKVPALCHPKSSGKKHAKIQGVSKKEVSRLMALAGRGLGESKSKAQVSKEGLIKSKGFDLWGKDNNEVKLPSGIKLNSANGKIPEPLLEKSSTGWSVATVAPDTIKRAPVNVKEINDMPHAGKSYNPDQEHWEQLIKAEYEVEKVNENRRVQLEEYKRKIKHLMETLDDNEEESDEEDESEPENTVSDDEEVGDNVKLSVNAAVKNKKKTKYQRNKQKRHEEKVKLQQELKRLKVQLHQLEKFEDIEIEATKQVQKQVQTGSKTSRKVSKNPKLGTKHCVKDNQLEVKFSDELSDSLRKLRPEGNLLYDNMRKLQGSGKIETRVPVRKGRKYKKKITEKWRYKDFK; this is translated from the coding sequence atggTTGCTAATGATCGTCCTTCCCAGTATAAGCAATCCTCACGTAAAGGTAAGAAGGCATGGAGGAAAAATATCGACTTAACTGATATCGAGACATCCATTAAAACCAGTACGGAACATGAAATCACTCATGGTAGTTCTAATATTACTGAATTACCGTCAGCTGCTCTGTTTCAAGTTGATGTTAAAGGAGATGAGGCTTTAAAAAGTAAATTAATCAAGAGGAAGCAAATTGCGAAAACTGTTAAGTCAGCTGAGATCCTGGCAGCTATCAAAGATGCTTCTAAAGTACCTGCTTTGTGTCATCCCAAGAGTTCAGGTAAGAAGCATGCAAAGATTCAAGGTGTGTCGAAGAAGGAAGTCAGTAGGTTGATGGCTCTAGCTGGCAGAGGACTTGGTGAATCTAAATCTAAAGCCCAGGTTTCAAAAGAGGGTTTAATCAAGTCAAAAGGGTTTGATCTATGGGGAaaggataataatgaaGTCAAGCTTCCCTCAGGAATTAAGTTAAATAGTGCGAACGGGAAGATTCCTGAGCCACTCCTGGAGAAATCTAGTACTGGTTGGTCTGTGGCCACAGTAGCCCCAGACACCATCAAGCGTGCCCCTGTTAATGTCAAGGAGATTAACGATATGCCACATGCTGGAAAATCATACAATCCAGATCAGGAACATTGGGAGCAATTGATAAAGGCAGAGTACGAAGTCGAGAAAGTTAATGAAAACAGAAGAGTGCAATTAGAAGAATATAAGCGGAAAATCAAGCATCTAATGGAAACTCTGGACGACAACGAAGAGGAGtctgatgaggaagatgagTCAGAGCCGGAGAATACAGTctcagatgatgaggaagtGGGCGACAACGTTAAACTTTCTGTTAATGCTGCCGTGAAGaataagaagaagactAAATATCAAAGGAATAAGCAAAAGAGACACGAGGAAAAGGTAAAACTACAACAAGAGTTAAAGAGACTCAAGGTTCAATTACATCAATtagaaaaatttgaagatattgaaattgaagCGACTAAACAGGTCCAAAAACAAGTTCAAACAGGTAGTAAGACTAGCAGGAAAGTAAGTAAGAATCCTAAATTAGGAACTAAGCATTGCGTTAAGGACAACCAGCTAGAGGTCAAATTTTCTGATGAATTATCAGATTCTCTGAGGAAACTAAGACCAGAGGGTAATCTTTTATATGATAATATGAGAAAGTTACAAGGTTCTGGTAAGATTGAGACCAGAGTCCCTGTTAGGAAAGGAAGAAAgtacaagaagaagattacAGAAAAGTGGAGATATAAGGATTTTAAATGA
- the KES1 gene encoding oxysterol-binding protein KES1 (similar to Ashbya gossypii ACR125W) — translation MSQASSSMWTSFLKSIASFNGDLSSLTAPPFILSPTSLVEYSQYWCQHPDLFLNATFIKEPQDGTPAELLRMIAVTRWFVSTLRSQYSSRNESMEYEKKPLNPFLGELFVGQWEGDHSNPDLGETVLLSEQVSHHPPITAYAVYNDKNKVVLQGYNQVKSSFAKITVSVKQYGHAILELGQLDEQYLISLPPLHLEGLLAASPFIELEGKSYIQSSNGYLCVLEYWGKGYFSGKKNSFKARIFRSSQDAENKENSLYTISGQWSGISYITGGDEKIAKESQNMVFYDASKTAIQHLKVKPIDEQHPLESRKAWHKVAEAINLGDFQRIHQEKSALEQQQRELRKIEEQKGINWERRWFQDIDYVKTDVSSCVFTKLAALAQLSTYNLPSGTLDSDKEAKKEELTSIHWKFVRERWDNEKEIVL, via the coding sequence ATGTCACAAGCCAGTTCTTCTATGTGGACGTCATTTTTGAAGTCTATTGCCTCCTTCAATGGCGATTTATCTTCTTTGACAGCTCCTCCATTCATCTTGTCGCCAACTTCGTTAGTGGAATACTCACAGTATTGGTGTCAACATCCTGACCTGTTTTTGAACGCCACCTTCATCAAAGAACCCCAAGATGGCACACCTGCGGAGCTTTTACGTATGATTGCCGTCACCAGGTGGTTTGTTTCCACTTTGAGATCGCAGTATTCTTCTAGAAATGAATCTATGGAGTACGAGAAGAAGCCATTGAATCCGTTTTTGGGTGAATTGTTTGTTGGTCAGTGGGAGGGGGACCATTCAAATCCTGACCTTGGCGAAACTGTCCTCTTATCGGAGCAAGTATCCCATCACCCTCCTATAACTGCCTATGCAGTGTACAATGATAAAAACAAGGTTGTGTTACAAGGATATAACCAAGTGAAGTCTTCCTTTGCCAAAATCACAGTTTCGGTTAAACAGTATGGGCATGCCATCTTGGAATTGGGACAATTGGACGAACAATATTTAATTAGTCTGCCACCTTTGCATCTGGAGGGTCTTCTAGCTGCTTCTCCTTTCATTGAATTAGAAGGGAAATCATATATCCAGTCTTCAAATGGATATCTCTGTGTTCTAGAGTATTGGGGCAAAGGCTATTTTTCAGGTAAGAAGAATTCCTTCAAGGCTAGGATATTTAGATCTAGTCAAGATGCTGAAAATAAGGAGAACAGCTTATATACCATCAGCGGTCAGTGGTCAGGGATCTCGTACATAACTGGGGGGGATGAAAAGATTGCCAAAGAATCGCAGAATATGGTCTTTTACGATGCTTCGAAAACCGCTATTCAGCACTTGAAAGTTAAACCGATAGACGAACAGCACCCCTTGGAGTCAAGGAAGGCATGGCATAAAGTAGCTGAAGCCATCAACTTAGGGGACTTCCAACGCATTCACCAGGAGAAATCCGCTTTGGAGCAACAGCAGAGAGAATTGAGAAAGATAGAGGAACAAAAGGGCATCAATTGGGAAAGGAGATGGTTCCAGGATATCGATTATGTGAAAACTGATGTGTCTAGCTGTGTTTTCACAAAATTAGCCGCATTAGCGCAGTTGTCCACTTATAATCTTCCTAGCGGCACCTTGGATAGTGACAAAGAGGCGaaaaaggaagaattgACCTCTATTCATTGGAAATTTGTAAGAGAGAGATGGGATAATGAGAAGGAAATTGTCCTATAA
- the DFR1 gene encoding dihydrofolate reductase (similar to Ashbya gossypii ACR124W), whose protein sequence is MHHLKCRNQIQLSHRKTVMTAGKVQVVGIVACLIPEFGIGFRNQLPWKLPRELKYFRQVTTETFDPAKRNAVIMGSKTWNSIPSKLKPLRDRLNVVISRSFASEWDPQGEGGNCHVIHSNSLSGSIERMKEVAEHLKLERIYVIGGAEIYSQCYSLIDHLLITKIEQLNHDAGNRIQTDVFLDSKKIHELFLQDEEGPRLFVPPTVDLPAKQYSFTDNGLQVTFTLYDRK, encoded by the coding sequence ATGCATCATCTTAAATGTAGAAATCAGATTCAACTATCACACCGGAAGACCGTCATGACTGCTGGTAAAGTCCAAGTAGTCGGAATAGTTGCATGTCTGATCCCTGAGTTCGGTATCGGATTTCGTAACCAACTCCCATGGAAGCTCCCTAGAGAACTCAAGTATTTCAGACAGGTTACTACAGAAACCTTTGATCCAGCAAAGAGAAATGCTGTGATAATGGGAAGCAAAACTTGGAATTCAATACCCTCAAAGTTAAAACCCCTTCGTGATAGATTGAATGTAGTGATATCACGTTCTTTTGCTTCGGAATGGGATCCTCAAGGTGAAGGTGGTAACTGCCATGTTATACACAGCAACTCTTTGTCAGGAAGCATTGAGAGAATGAAAGAGGTTGCCGAACACTTAAAATTAGAGCGTATATACGTCATTGGAGGCGCGGAAATCTATAGCCAATGTTACAGTCTCATTGATCATCTATTAATTACGAAGATCGAGCAACTTAACCACGATGCAGGAAACAGAATACAGACAGATGTCTTCTTAGATAGTAAGAAAATTCATGAATTATTTCTTCAGGATGAAGAAGGGCCTCGCCTGTTTGTACCTCCAACAGTGGACTTGCCTGCTAAACAATATTCCTTTACGGATAACGGTCTTCAGGTGACTTTCACATTATATGATCGTAAATGA
- a CDS encoding uncharacterized protein (similar to Ashbya gossypii ACR123C), giving the protein MSITKTNQHVFETFLGNQIELLITKPTDASQSKKVPLSIIISTSASNGVGNNNLLATVYGIPYRDNEPVTTMLVGLEHDETKDFVTRLCRILVKKFCLPTYVSLSGRPGQSLSSAEQLSIIERCIEHVTK; this is encoded by the coding sequence ATGTCAATAACCAAGACCAATCAACACGTATTTGAGACGTTTCTTGGAAATCAAATTGAATTGCTGATTACAAAGCCTACTGATGCTTCTCAGAGTAAGAAAGTTCCACTGAGTATTATCATATCAACTTCTGCTTCTAATGGTGTAGGTAATAACAATTTGCTAGCAACGGTGTATGGAATTCCATATAGAGATAATGAGCCAGTGACCACAATGTTAGTGGGTTTAGAACATGATGAAACAAAAGATTTTGTTACTAGACTTTGTCGTATACTGGTCAAAAAGTTCTGCCTTCCAACCTATGTTAGTTTAAGTGGGAGGCCTGGTCAATCTTTGAGCAGTGCTGAGCAGCTCTCAATTATAGAAAGGTGTATTGAGCACGTCACAAAGTGA
- a CDS encoding flavin-containing monooxygenase (similar to Ashbya gossypii ACR122C) yields MSPPAIFHSYDSPDSESKSPSSILNDESYSPVKESHSTKHKSEKVDYYNNEIYPPITKHSVDYDLPESKVYGEYKACPALIQNTADSNLKPLVKNWLLNFNNMLNDVNAGIDSRKTASELENLFTNHASWRDHLALSWDFHSFNGLRELKKRICPLLVAARLKNVKLDDLADYHYKQGFGKIVIHDQTPEQVPIEWIQVYFSFDNKVGNGKGVARLVAVEDEETGLGILKCFTFYTVLEDLKSNPERTFRNRPEGVKHGYHPGRESWAEQRARETRFSRCNQPTVLIVGGGQGGLSIAARLKSFGITSVIVEKNSKVGDNWRNRYKFLVLHDPILYDEMPYMSFPPTWPIYTSKDKLADWFDSYVKSLDLNVRCKATVTGASFDECRGKWKVEVTDNKTGDITYYRPQHLIMATGHSGEPRIPQFPGQEKFEGKVIHSSQYNSGVEFRGGKVLVVGSCSSAHDICQDLYEQGAKVTMLQRSSTCIITAKHGTAHNNKGLYDEDGPKIETADHIFHSMPLSLLNGVMQQQYRASCKDDADLLAGLNEVGFKTNAGFNGTGLFGLYFRIGSGYYIDVGCSTLISNGKVKLKQGVSLKRFTKTGVEFTDGTKLEDLDAVILATGFTNMKETARRLFGQDVASRLRSVWGLDEEGEFKTMWRDSGHPNFWFMGGNLALARYYSKRLALRIVAQEMQIKY; encoded by the coding sequence ATGTCTCCACCTGCAATCTTCCATTCATATGATTCCCCCGATTCTGAAAGTAAAAGcccttcttcaattctgaACGATGAAAGCTATTCTCCCGTGAAGGAATCACATTCGACCAAACACAAAAGTGAAAAGGTTGACTACTATAACAATGAGATATACCCGCCGATCACTAAGCATTCAGTAGATTATGATTTACCCGAAAGTAAGGTTTACGGTGAATATAAGGCATGCCCTGCGTTGATCCAGAACACAGCTGATTCAAACTTAAAACCGTTGGTAAAAAACTGGCTACTGAATTTTAATAACATGCTAAATGATGTAAATGCGGGAATTGATTCAAGGAAAACAGCTAGTGAGTTAGAGAATTTATTCACAAACCATGCAAGTTGGAGAGATCACTTGGCACTTAGTTGGGATTTCCATAGTTTTAATGGATTAAGGGAGTTGAAAAAGAGAATATGTCCTTTATTGGTAGCGGCAAGGCTAAAGAACGTTAAATTAGACGATTTAGCTGACTATCATTACAAGCAaggttttggaaaaattgtGATTCATGACCAGACTCCTGAACAGGTACCCATAGAGTGGATCCAAGtttatttttcatttgaCAATAAAGTTGGAAACGGTAAGGGTGTTGCCCGTTTAGTTGCTGTGGAAGACGAAGAAACAGGGCTCGGTATATTGAAGTGCTTCACGTTTTATACTGTATTGGAGGATTTGAAATCTAATCCTGAGAGGACCTTCCGTAACAGACCTGAAGGAGTGAAGCATGGCTACCATCCAGGCCGTGAATCTTGGGCTGAGCAAAGAGCTCGTGAGACTAGGTTCAGCAGATGTAACCAACCAACCGTGTTAATTGTTGGCGGTGGCCAAGGTGGGTTATCAATTGCTGCTaggttgaaaagttttggtATAACAAGTGTAATTGTGGAAAAGAACTCAAAAGTCGGTGATAACTGGAGAAATCGGTACAAATTTTTAGTGTTACACGACCCTATTTTGTATGATGAGATGCCATATATGAGCTTCCCCCCCACTTGgcctatatatacatctaAGGATAAGTTGGCAGATTGGTTTGATAGCTATGTGAAAAGTTTGGATTTAAACGTAAGGTGTAAAGCAACCGTGACAGGCGCAAGTTTTGATGAATGCAGAGGTAAATGGAAGGTAGAAGTAACGGACAATAAAACTGGCGATATAACATACTATAGGCCTCAGCACTTGATCATGGCAACTGGTCACTCTGGTGAACCTAGAATTCCACAATTCCCAGGCcaagaaaaatttgaaggtAAAGTAATCCATTCCTCTCAATATAACTCCGGTGTTGAATTCAGAGGCGGCAAAGTACTCGTTGTTGGGAGTTGTAGTTCTGCTCATGACATATGTCAGGACCTTTATGAACAAGGTGCAAAAGTTACAATGTTGCAAAGATCCTCCACATGTATCATAACCGCAAAGCACGGAACAGCACATAACAACAAGGGCTTATATGATGAAGACGGTCCTAAAATAGAGACCGCAGACCATATATTCCACTCAATGCCCTTGAGTTTGTTGAACGGGGTAATGCAGCAACAATATCGTGCTTCCTGTAAGGACGATGCCGATTTATTGGCAGGATTAAATGAAGTAGGCTTCAAAACCAATGCAGGCTTTAATGGAACAGGGTTGTTCGGTCTTTATTTCCGTATAGGCTCAGGCTATTACATTGACGTTGGATGTTCCACCTTGATATCAAATGGTAAAGTTAAGCTCAAACAAGGCGTGAGCCTCAAACGGTTCACTAAAACCGGTGTGGAATTTACCGATGGCACCAAATTGGAAGACTTGGACGCAGTTATATTAGCAACGGGCTTCACTAACATGAAAGAAACTGCCAGGAGATTGTTCGGACAAGATGTAGCCAGCAGGTTACGGTCAGTATGGGGTTTGGATGAAGAGGGGGAATTCAAAACAATGTGGAGAGACTCTGGCCATCCCAACTTTTGGTTCATGGGCGGCAACTTGGCACTAGCAAGATACTATTCAAAGAGGTTAGCCCTAAGAATAGTCGCCCAAGAGATGCAGATCAAGtattga
- the RPS25A gene encoding 40S ribosomal protein eS25 (similar to Ashbya gossypii ABR033C) — protein sequence MPPKQQLSKAQKAAAAMAGGKKSKKKWSKKSHKDKAQHAVILDQDKYDRILKDVPTYRYVSVSVLVDRLKIGGSLARVALRHLERDGIIKPVSKHSKQAIYTRATASE from the coding sequence ATGCCTCCAAAACAACAATTATCTAAGGCTCAAAAGGCCGCCGCCGCCATGGCTGGTGGTAAGAAGTCCAAGAAGAAGTGGTCTAAGAAGTCCCACAAGGACAAGGCTCAACACGCTGTTATTTTGGACCAGGATAAGTACGACAGAATCCTAAAGGATGTTCCAACTTACAGATACGTTTCTGTCTCTGTTTTGGTTGACAGATTGAAGATTGGTGGATCTTTGGCTAGAGTTGCTTTGAGACACTTGGAGAGAGATGGTATCATCAAGCCAGTGTCCAAGCACTCCAAGCAAGCTATCTACACCAGAGCTACCGCTTCTGAATAA